In the Pseudorasbora parva isolate DD20220531a chromosome 5, ASM2467924v1, whole genome shotgun sequence genome, GTGATAAAGGAACCAATGAATTGGACCGTATAGAAATAGCAAGCACAAATATTAATGCTGATAATGCTCAAGAAAAAAATCAGTTAGTTACAGATGAAGTTGATTCGGCAGAAATTTCTAAAACCATTACAGATTTTGATTCCCCTGAATCTAACAATGGTGTCCTTTCAGATGATCTGTCCAACAATATTATCGCTAACCCTGCAACCATTATTGATGGCCACACTGAGGATAAGACAAATCCTGACCCAGAACCTGTAATATTCAGCAGTGAGCTTATGTCTTCAGAAACCGAGACTTCACAGCCTCATGAACCTTCTGCTCAGCCCATGGATACTGTTGGAGTGTGCGTTAAGTCCAGCTCTGAATACATAGAGAATTCTTCATTGGTAGGCATGAAGGAAGAGAAGAGTCATCTGGACTGTGAAGTAGAAGAACAGAAAGAAAGGCTCCAAAATACTGATCTAGATGGTGACACTCAGTCTGAAGTTCAAGATAACTCAGCTCATTCCTCTTCCCCTGTGATGGAGAAGGTGGAAAATGAAACTGAAAAGGTAATCCAGGATCAACCTATTGATCAGCCAATGGAAAGTCAACTTCAAGATAGTATTGGAGCAGACGTGGACCAGGAAGAGGTTAAGACACAAAATGAACTAGATGTAGAAAGCCTTAATGTCCCTTGTGAAAAAGGTTTTGGATGCCATGTTGATGAAACTCTTTTAATTGAAACAACAGAGCTTCAGGTTATACATGATGATCCCCTGTCTGCCATTGAAGCAAACCAGGAATCAGTTGTGGAGTCAGAAGCTTCTGACCAAGAACCAACAGTAGAAAACGTTCAGGAGGAAACATCAATCCAAAATCAGgttgaaatgaatgtacagCTGCCTGAAAAAGATGAAGACCTTCAGATAAAGTCAGATGTGGTTCTTCAAGAGGTCAAGGAAAAagatgatgatgaggaggaaGAAGATGAAGGAGAATCCTTCGACTTTGATGAAATGGATCTTGAAGCATCATCAGATGCCCCTTTAAAAAACGTTGTAGATCAGCCAAATGCAGACTCtacttttttaaaagaaaatgcagaAGCAAGCCAGAAGTACGAAAGGAATGTCATTGATGAGGACCAAATCCAAGAAGATGAACATCTAGAACATGCAGATCAGGAATCAAAGCCAAAGGAGCATAAAGATGATTGTCATGCCACAGACAAACAGCAACAAACAGCAACAGATGTAGAAATAGAAAGATGTTTAAAAGAGGACAGCCAAACCAACAGTGAAGTCAGACCTAATGATCAGCAGCATGACACGCCTGATGCACTTGAGGAGCATCAGCCGGCATCAGAAGATGTGACACTCAGTAAAGGGGTTCATCAAAGTTCAGAGATGGAGACAAGAGATGTAGGCCAAGAAACGGAGACGAGAGATGTAGGCCAAGAGATCAATAGCTCCATACACCATGAAAACAAGGCATCAGATTTTTCAGGAGAGCAGGAAGCACCAGGGATCAACAAGGAAAATGATAGAAAAGAATCTAAAAAAAGTGGAAAAGGGAAAGGAAAGGGCAAAGGGAAAGAAGAATGTAAAATGTCTTAATACAAGGTCGTTGCTGAGTCTTTTCTCACCATCTTCCATTCAACGAGTAACATTGCACATTATACTGTAGGTCTTAAATTATTTTCGGAACCATTACTTCAAAGAACCCTAGAAAGCCAAAGTTATCTTACAGTCAAACCGGATTATCAGTCATCACAGCTGTTTCCACAAGCACATTTTatacataaatgtttttaacGATCTGATTACTAATACTGAATGAACTTAGGACAAACAATATGTACAATCGAAAATAAATCACACATTAAATGCTGGCAGTAATGGGTGAAAGTGTCATATTTATTAAGAAATTTTACATGAGCATGAATAAAATGTTTCTCATATCGTATGTGATTTAACATTTTGGAAATGTCCACCTTTCTGTCTATGCTGCAGTCATGTTAAGCAGCTTCCTAATTACAGTGTTTCTGTTGCGAAGGACTGTGTATGTTCTTTAAATTGGTAATATGTTGTTCCAAATgtggtaaataaaaaatattattgtgtgcCAACCCTATGTAACATTCCTCTAAGGATTTGACCGGAGCATTATAGATGCACGTTGCTtttccaaatgtttttttttttgggagatATTATTGTAAACTAGTATTTCatttgaaatctttttttttgtgaagatgGTGTTGAAACACAAAATAGTGTATGTCAATTGAACATGTTACAATacaatgaataaattaaaaatagtattttaaattattgttgTTGAGTGTTTTACAGTTTAATGTTTTACAATTTAATTTCCCAGCTAACTGACTATGCTTTTATATAATGATAGAGGACATTTaattaaactgcttcagataagaatatatacaaacaaaactacGGTCAAGGTTTAATTTTGCTAGATGCTAGATCTCATTTGAACAAGCTCATTAAAACACTGACATGTAATAAACGTGCAGATTGAGTGAATGCTGAAAGAGTTACTTGTTACtgagttactgacagactacATGAGGCTGAGGCCCTTGAGGTCACTGATGTTTCTGCATGTTGTCCATCCTCATCCTTCACATCCCAGCATAGGATAGCCTCACTTTTGCATGCCCTGACTCCTCCCCCTCCATGCCTTTGGCTCCTCCCACCCCTGGTATGTGAAATCTTTCCTGTCTAACCTTGGAATGTTTTAAGACGtggatatattttattattgcagatttatttattgagTACATTTTACTAGAGTTGTTACAAAATTGTGAGTATGACGAGTACCCTAAGGTGTTATCACATCCCCCACcaaacattcaaatataatGTTACTTTTTGTCTTATAATAAATTTGTTGAACTTGCTTTCCAGAAATTCGTTTGCGAAAACTGGTTGATGAGAGGGAAAACCTAATAGAGCAGGTGTGTATTTGGTTGTTGCTTGCTttacatccactgtttcctCATTTTGTGCAGTCACAAGCATGTTTTTTGTTCCAGGTTAAGAGATTGAAAGGTCAACTTGAGCAGAAGAAACAGAAGAATGGCCCAGAGGACGCATCCAGCCCAGAAGGGGATGCGCTGGAGAATGGAGCTGACTCCAACATCATGGAGATGCAAAGTAAGGAACTGCTTGCACCCTCAGTCAGGTTTAGGGTAAAAGTTTTGGAAACTTTTCTCCAACTCATAATATTCATTACATAATTAGCAATGATTTTTAACAGGTTTGGTTCATTTTTAAGCAAGTAAGACTCTCACTCTTGATGTTGAGGAATGTGTAATTGTTCCTTGTTTCAGGGGATGCCAACAGGCAAGTCATTGACCTAAAATTTAAACTTGTCAAATCAGAGCAAGAAGTCACAGCACTTGAACAGAATgtgagttttatttattttttattattgtttattttaaaatatttaacacgTTACCCTTTAAAATATGAAACAGTAATTTAACATTTGACATGGTTTTAATTGAAACTCATATTTAAGGTCACGCGGCTTGAGGGTCAGGTGACCCGGTACAAATCTGCATCTGAAAATGCAGAGAAGGTGGAAGACGAACTCAAAGCTGAAAAACGCAAATTGCAGCGAGAGGTACAATAGCCAAATAGTACTGCTTTCATCAAGATAATAAACAAAGTTCTGCTTATATGtacatataataaaattaatggCTTCCCCAACTTTGCTTCATGGCAGCTACGATCTGCATTGGACAAGATTGAAGAGTTGGAGTCTAGTAACAGCCACCTCTCAAAAAGGCTGGATAAGATAAAGACTGGACGGGGAGCAGCAGCAACTCCCTAATGGTTTCAGATCTGTCCATAATCTGCTCAAATTCACCTCCATTGCCTGTCCCATTGGGCAGCCTCCAAAAGAGCTCTATGTTCATAAGCATTCACGCCCATGAGAACCCTGACACATTACATCCTGAAACCGTGCCATTTCTTCTTTTAGGTTGAGTTCATCTTTGGAGAACCCAATCGATCTTTTTTTGAATGATGCAGGACGACTCTTAGATTGCCATGTTCAAAAGCACAAACACTGTAGTTCAGAACATTAGAATGCTAATTGTCTTATTTGAATGTTGCTATGACTGAATTTATTCAAACCTAAGTGCAAGGCTGCCTGAGATTATGTGGAGAAAGATCTGAGAATTGAGACTGTGAAGATCAGAACATGTTGTCCAGCTCAAGGAAGTCTGGGTtgtcatttgtttgttttgttttaggagtttaaagtgttatttcacccaaagttttaattctgtcattaattataattactcaccctcatgtcgttccaaattCAAACCCCAAGACCTTAGTTtgtcttctgaacacaaattgagatatatttgatgaaatctgagaaatttctgacccctccatagacagccaTTAACTTTTTGAACACTTTCAAGACCTAGAAAGTTAGTAAAAAagttgttaaaatagtccatgtgactccagtatGGGGGTATTATTGTTGCTTTATtccagaaaaatatattttccacaaataaatgtaaacaaaGGTCTTGGGGGTTTAGAGTGACATGggtgtgagtaattaatgacagaattttccctTTAATAAGACACGTTGCTTCACGAAGACAAAACAGATGTGAATATGTGATTGTCCATGTGTGATGCTTTTGATGTGTTCCACtctattttattgataacacTGGTTGAGTTAGCTCTTCCTTATGTGTCTGAATCCAAAGTTTCTGGAATATTGAGGTCTCACCGCTGGATTTTGCCATCtgtattcttttattttttgtttctctAATGAGTTGTCTATAGTGGTCTTACTGTCATGCTGTTCCCTACATGTCAGAAAGACTGAAGTGATATAAATGAAGATGAATGCTGATTCTTAGTGAATGTTATTGTTGCATCGATGCTGACAATgccactcaacacacacattgaTCAGGAAGTTGTTCAAGGATTTCAGGCTGAGCAGCAACTCTTGATGTTGTAACTGGCTTTGACAAGATGTAACACTCAACCTTCAGTTGATGAAGAAGACTAAACGTTTGAGAACAATCTCATGTTTTCCAAACCAATTATGCGAAATTCTGTGATCAGAAGCATTAATTGTTTAAGACTGTTGTGATCACAAGCACCATTTATTACCACCAGCCCGGATGAGAGCTCCACCCTGTTTACAATGCTTTAACATGTAGGTTAACTTTATGATCTGTTATCTGcaataaaatgtacattttaatttaaaccgTTTTTCCATGGTTTATATACACATTCTCTTAGATTTCCTTTGACGCCGATACCAAAGCCTTAATTTTGGCATTTCCAAGCTCCATTTAGTCTGAATGAATGAGAGAACTATGTAGTCTCTAAATTGTCCTGTGCCCCCTCCATAGGTTGCCTAAGGTATGCCCGACTTTGAATCCGCAACACCATGCGGCGAGCATAGAAATCCCGATAATCAGGTGGCAGTTCTTCTAAGAGCCCGAGAGTCCTCTCCAGTGCCTGCAGGGCTCGAGTAGCTGCTACTGGATCTTTGTTTCCATATGGATCTTTCTTATCATAACTCTCAGGTGGAAGATGCTTCCAGAACACATTGATACCAACTCCAAACTGGAGAGCCAGGGTATTGTGAAACCAT is a window encoding:
- the lrrfip1a gene encoding leucine-rich repeat flightless-interacting protein 1 isoform X14, with the protein product MGSQGPGRKRTPSKNGLTAEEDALNVIAKEAEARLAAKRAARAEAREIRMKELERQQKEVSDDEERMSVGSRSNVRVDDRSERDYLEKGSSRASTISGATLTSLGGTSSRRGSGDTSISADTEASIREIKDSLLEVEEKYRKAMVSNAQLDNEKTNMMYEVDTLKDSLMELEEKLFETRRELDEKSKDLEREKHAHSILQFQFSELKETLKQSEELLTKHGIVLGPDLSTNGETGEEVGKSEQTASTEIREGSSVLGTHQLKLFKDQQQKDLDDRMQGNQHSSHVPFSSTNTALKANENEDLGDQVNQGVGHLENRPEEPSSSVGDDELTATRPKEKIESDAHLLEDSRYDTEESESKVHKDELMETDQQESECVKPNKEIKEETPVESVSASIHDETDKPGEAVLDDQLINDKEESMESSQMEKLPKTQGASAVNKKKKRKKKNKQKQKQSDKQESDTKMDDKNEIVLSEDNPNPELEGDLEENHEKPLGNDVSETMLNTEVPHGDKGTNELDRIEIASTNINADNAQEKNQLVTDEVDSAEISKTITDFDSPESNNGVLSDDLSNNIIANPATIIDGHTEDKTNPDPEPVIFSSELMSSETETSQPHEPSAQPMDTVGVCVKSSSEYIENSSLVGMKEEKSHLDCEVEEQKERLQNTDLDGDTQSEVQDNSAHSSSPVMEKVENETEKVIQDQPIDQPMESQLQDSIGADVDQEEVKTQNELDVESLNVPCEKGFGCHVDETLLIETTELQVIHDDPLSAIEANQESVVESEASDQEPTVENVQEETSIQNQVEMNVQLPEKDEDLQIKSDVVLQEVKEKDDDEEEEDEGESFDFDEMDLEASSDAPLKNVVDQPNADSTFLKENAEASQKYERNVIDEDQIQEDEHLEHADQESKPKEHKDDCHATDKQQQTATDVEIERCLKEDSQTNSEVRPNDQQHDTPDALEEHQPASEDVTLSKGVHQSSEMETRDVGQETETRDVGQEINSSIHHENKASDFSGEQEAPGINKENDRKESKKSGKGKGKGKGKEECKMS